AGAGTAATGGAGGAAAAACAGTGGATAATTTTTCAGATATATTAAAGGCACAGGCATAAGGAGGTGAATATGGCAATAAATGGGGTAACATACAATACGGTTCAAGGCAATACAGCTGTATCAAAAAATGCTACCATGGTTAGTAAAGATGACTTTCTCAAGATATTGGTGACGCAGCTTAAGTATCAGAACCCCCTTGAACCGCAGAAGCCAGAACAATTTTTAACCCAACTTTCACAGCTTACTCAGGTGGAACAGTTGCAGAATATGACAAATGCCCTTGAATCAATGAAAAAGTCTATGGAGCAGTCAAATATCTCCCAATGGATATCCACTGTGGGCAAAAAGATGAAGGTAGATAGTAGTATCTTATCCAAAGGGGATGAGGTCTATCTAAAGCCCAATGGTGATTTTGATGAGATTGTCATTACCAAGACAAATTTGAATACGGGTTCAACAGAGACAGAGACTCTTAAAAAGGGAGATCCTCTTGTATATAAGCATGAAGGTAATGAAAGTGTGGCAATAACGGTTACTGCAACAAAATCTAAAAAGACAGTGGGGTGCACAGCAAATGTATATAGGGTTATATCAGGTGTTAATGTAGAACAGGGTGTTCCCTTACTTGTGGCAGGAAACGGCGATCAATACACGGTAGACAAAATAAAAGAGATTCAATAAATAAAGGAGGTCTATTTATGCTAAGTTCACTTTTTTCAGGGATAAGTGGTCTGGTAACCAATGGTCAGGCAATAAATGTAGTGGGTAATAATATAGCAAATGTCAATACTGTGGGATACAAGGCAAGCAGGACTACATTTCAGGATGTGCTTTATCAATCCATAACAAGTGCAACAGGGACAAGTCAGGTTGGCAGGGGCTCTACCCTGGGCTCAGTGGATACACTCTTTTCTCAGGGTTCATTTGAGAGCACCAGCGAGGCAACAGACCTTGCAATAGGAGGCAGCGGCTATTTTATCGTAAAATCATCGGAAAACGATACACTCTATTATACAAGGGCAGGTCAGTTCAGGTTTGATAAGGAAGGCAAGATGGTCAATCCAGGGGGTTACATTGTCCAGGGCAGAGAGATCGACAGGTCAACAAAGACACCAGTGGGAGTGAGCAAAAATATTGTCATATCCCCTGAGCCGAGTGAGCCAAAGAAAACTGAGAAGATCGGTATGGCTGTAAACCTTCAGTCCAATGCCCAATGGAAAGGTAGTGTGGGTAGCCTCTCAGGAGCTGGGACATCTATTTCAAATGTAACCGCAAGCTCTGGAAAATATCCCAGGATAGGTAATTATACTGCTACAGTAAGTGGTGGCACCTTGACCCTCTCGTTCACAGAGATAGGCCCCGATGGCAATCCAACAGGTGTCA
The sequence above is drawn from the Syntrophorhabdaceae bacterium genome and encodes:
- a CDS encoding flagellar hook capping FlgD N-terminal domain-containing protein → MAINGVTYNTVQGNTAVSKNATMVSKDDFLKILVTQLKYQNPLEPQKPEQFLTQLSQLTQVEQLQNMTNALESMKKSMEQSNISQWISTVGKKMKVDSSILSKGDEVYLKPNGDFDEIVITKTNLNTGSTETETLKKGDPLVYKHEGNESVAITVTATKSKKTVGCTANVYRVISGVNVEQGVPLLVAGNGDQYTVDKIKEIQ